A genomic segment from Mastomys coucha isolate ucsf_1 unplaced genomic scaffold, UCSF_Mcou_1 pScaffold7, whole genome shotgun sequence encodes:
- the LOC116082734 gene encoding zinc finger protein with KRAB and SCAN domains 3, with protein sequence MARESRESTTLDSHSAEDQMELLVIKVEQEEASPLAEEASWLGSPGPDRSRQRFRAFRYPEAAGPRQALSRLRELCRQWLRPDMHSKEQILELLVLEQFLTILPGELQAWVREQHPDSGEEVVALLEYLDRQLDETPPQVPDDDDGQELLCSKAVLFTSAQGSESSQMEPMEPLLKQASLRSLPSEVRVTQGHCGEDGVTATRLTSELQGLLKMEDVAPVLSPRWAEQSSSHLNLYKDEMQENAGSLVSLDQDMQTKVRDLPRAEEYREQKPEQTVCFLGEDTVQTATGAEASEQEGKLQTTQKNTTGNRRFYCRECGKSFAQSSGLSKHKRIHTGLKPYECEECGKAFIGSSALIIHQRVHTGEKPYECEECGKAFSHSSDLIKHQRTHTGEKPYECDDCGKTFTQSCSLLEHHRIHTGEKPYQCNMCPKAFRRSSHLLRHQRTHTGDKDFFVPEPYWESQSRVESHWENIETPVSYQCNDCERSFSRITSLIEHQKVHTGEKPFECQTCGKGFTRPSYLIQHQRRHTGKKTSVTVTPAVHSEVGVQLSLN encoded by the exons ATGGCTAGAGAATCAAGGGAAAGCACAACCCTGGACTCACACTCTGCAGAGGACCAGATGGAGCTCCTGGTCATAAAGGTGGAACAAGAAGAAGCCTCTCCCTTGGCAGAGGAGGCCAGTTGGCTGGGCAGTCCTGGGCCCGACCGCTCCCGCCAGCGTTTCCGCGCTTTCCGCTACCCAGAGGCAGCCGGGCCCCGGCAGGCGCTGAGCCGGCTCCGCGAGCTCTGCAGACAGTGGCTGCGGCCAGACATGCACAGCAAGGAGCAGATCCTGGAGCTGCTGGTGCTGGAGCAGTTCCTGACCATCCTGCCAGGGGAGCTGCAGGCCTGGGTGCGAGAGCAGCACCCCGACAGCGGGGAGGAGGTGGTGGCGCTGCTGGAGTACTTGGACAGGCAGCTGGATGAGACACCTCCACAG GTTCCAGATGACGACGATGGGCAGGAACTCCTTTGCTCCAAGGCAGTACTGTTCACATCAGCTCAGGGCTCAGAAAGTAGCCAGATGGAGCCCATGGAGCCTCTGCTTAAGCAGGCGTCTTTGAGATCCCtgccctcagaagtcagag TCACCCAGGGGCACTGTGGAGAAGATGGAGTGACAGCTACTAGGCTCACATCAGAGCTGCAG GGGTTGCTGAAAATGGAAGATGTAGCCCCAGTCCTTTCCCCCAGATGGGCAGAGCAGAGTTCATCTCATTTGAACCTCTACAAAGATGAGATGCAGGAAAACGCTGGCAGCCTGGTTTCCCTGG ATCAGGACATGCAGACTAAGGTTAGGGACTTGCCTCGAGCTGAAGAATACAGGGAACAAAAGCCTGAGCAGACAGTGTGCTTCCTGGGTGAAGACACTGTCCAGACTGCTACAGGTGCAGAAGCCAGTGAGCAGGAAGGCAAGTTACAGACAACACAGAAGAACACCACAGGAAACAGGCGGTTCTATTGCCGTGAATGTGGGAAGAGCTTTGCTCAGAGTTCAGGCCTAAGTAAACACAAAAGAATCCACACTGGATTGAAACCCTATGAATGTGAGGAGTGTGGCAAAGCCTTCATTGGAAGCTCAGCTCTCATTATTCATCAGAGAGTTCACACTGGTGAGAAGCCATATGAGTGTGAAGAATGTGGTAAGGCCTTCAGTCACAGCTCAGATCTCATCAAGCACCAGAGAACCCACACTGGGGAAAAGCCCTACGAGTGTGATGACTGTGGGAAAACCTTCACTCAGAGCTGCAGCCTCCTTGAACATCACAGAATTCACACCGGGGAGAAGCCATACCAGTGCAACATGTGTCCCAAAGCCTTCAGGCGTAGCTCACATCTCCTGAGACATCAGAGGACCCATACTGGggataaagatttttttgttcCAGAGCCTTACTGGGAAAGTCAGAGTAGGGTGGAAAGCCATTGGGAAAATATTGAAACTCCTGTGTCTTATCAGTGCAATGATTGTGAGAGAAGTTTCAGTAGGATTACAAGCCTTATTGAACACCAAAAAGTACACACTGGTGAGAAGCCCTTTGAGTGCCAAACCTGTGGAAAAGGCTTCACCCGACCTTCATACCTTATTCAACATCAGAGAAGACACACAGGGAAGAAAACTTCTGTCACAGTGACCCCTGCTGTACATTCCGAAGTTGGTGTTCAACTGTCATTGAACTGA